One segment of Alligator mississippiensis isolate rAllMis1 chromosome 13, rAllMis1, whole genome shotgun sequence DNA contains the following:
- the GRIFIN gene encoding grifin, translating to MALRREWEEGRDWTGERHEPLLLFHPLSLYSQFEASYPEGICPGWSVTVKGETTSSTSMFEINFLCDPGDRIAFHLNPRFADSKIFCNSFLASHWGKEEVTDTFPLAAKEPFQIEIYSDQDYFHVFIDENKILQFKHRQKQLSSITKLQILNDITISAVEITKRALY from the exons ATGGCACTGCGG AGAGAATGGGAAGAGGGCAGAGACTGGACAGGGGAGAGGCACGAGCCTTTATTGCTATTTCACCCCCTTTCTCTTTATTCACAGTTTGAGGCATCTTACCCAGAGGGGATCTGTCCAGGCTGGAGTGTGACAGTGAAAGGTGAAACAACCTCCAGCACCAGCAT gtttgaaattaatTTCCTCTGTGATCCTGGGGACCGTATCGCTTTCCACTTGAATCCCCGCTTTGCCGACTCCAAGATCTTCTGCAACTCCTTCCTAGCCAGCCACTGGGGGAAGGAAGAAGTGACGGATACCTTCCCCCTAGCAGCAAAAGAGCCATTCCAG ATTGAAATCTACTCTGACCAAGACTACTTCCACGTTTTCATTGATGAAAACAAGATCCTCCAGTTCAAGCATCGGCAGAAACAGCTCTCATCTATCACCAAGCTGCAGATTCTCAATGACATAACAATTTCTGCAGTGGAAATCACCAAACGAGCCCTTTATTAG